From the Ipomoea triloba cultivar NCNSP0323 chromosome 8, ASM357664v1 genome, the window GTTTTGGAGGAACGGAAACTGCGGCGGCGTCTCCTTTCTGACGCCGGGCTTTTTCTCCCACGAAAAAGGCACGTCTCCCTTGTGATCTTCTTTGcccattttttaatttcgccccgAGCCTAtaaatttgtgagattttgtTTCTGTGATTGATCGGATATTTATAGGGAGATTAGAGAATTGAAAGGGGGATTGGGGAGTTACGAATCTGCATAAAAGTGGTGGCTGTTCATGTGCTCTGTGTCAGCTAACGGCAAAGCTTGGCTTTAGTGAAGCAATGAAAGCGTGAAAGGAAGGAGATGAGTGGGTTTACATGTAGCTTTTTAACAGAAACTTATTAACATATTTAGATGTTATATAAGGATGGTGAACAAATAATGTGCACATAGTTGAGTGGAAGAATTAGCTTCTCACGTCATCAACCCCTACGTCTTACACTCCTTTTATCACAAATTCTTCCGAAAAGTTTCAACCCTTTCCGTTACGGAGTTTGGTAGAGAAGGTAAATTTGTTAACGCGTATGGATGATTTAtaagataaattttatttttaataatctaTCTTAAGTTGGGTGATCACTTTTAACCCTCAACTGTATAAAAACACCGAGACAAATATAGCTCTCtctaattgttttgttttcgtTTTTGGTCTTCTATCATAATTATAGACGAGTGTAAGGACAATCTAGTAATTTATCATAGCATAACTCTTATTTACATATTGTGTAGTAGTATACATTTAAATGAaactctaatttatttttatctcaCCAATTTGTAGTGGTGAAGATTAGGGCCTTTTCAACAAACAAAGTTTAGATTAAGATTTCTTTTAACTTTATATGAGtacaaaaatcataaataattgGGTGTTAAGAAATTAGGAGGTAATTGTCCTTTTTCCCAGCATATATTTGCCAAAAGTTATTACCGCAGATCAAAAGCAGCAAAGATGTTATAGTCAATGGACTTATATCCGTCATTTTTTAAGTCAATGACAAAAGTGATCATGTTTTTCTGAAAACACAAAAGTGATCATGTTATTAAAGACAAATgatcaaaaatgaaattaatcttgatttacaagtttttaaaatCGTACAATCCCAGTCATCTGTGAAATTAACAATGCTATTAACTTTTTTTGTCGATTGTTAGAAatagtaaccgatgaccacttttgaaaaaaattaacctAGACGCTCCTAAGTCGAGGCGAATTGCTTCCTAAACGGCCAACTAGGCCGAGTCGGCCTtgctaattttttattatatttatatattttatatttatttatttatataaataatagaagtatatatatatatatatatatatatatatatatatatatatatatatatatatatatatatatatatataacatacccGATACGCTCACATATgtgcttaattttttattttttttataggtcgccgcttAGAcgttaggcgctagtctaccgcccaaTTAGCGCCTATTGCAATCATGCCGATGACAAAGATTTATCGAGATGAtaatgttcatatatatatatatatatatatataatgatgatgatgatgagtagatattctttaattaatttatatatgagaATATATTGAGCAAGATGATGGAGTTGTCATTCCGGGCGTCAACATCTGAattgttgaaaattgaaaagtatataaGCTGCAGAAGAAAAAAGCAGGCATGTCATGACAAACTCCAAAACCTTGACTTGGTTCATTCATTCATCATATTTAAGATTATAAAATCGATTAGTTATAAGTAATACTCCGTGATGTTATTGTTGCAACTTGtttattacctttttttttttttttttgttgaatgaGTACGAGAGAAACTAGCAATCATCTGAGAATGTGAACTAGATAAATTTTGTTTGATCATGTGTAGTAATCTGCAAAACACATAATAGAGATAACTTAAACCGCATTAGAAAAATCTTGAGCAAATAATTTGATCGAAAAgctattgataataattaaactcGTGAGCACATAAGTCTTGTTTATTACATTTTGTAtccatattttaagaaaatactacgtagtatgtttttatttttttgaattaaattttattacgaATATCACAGTTCCATAAAAATATTGTAACTGTTTATATTCATTGGCGGTAAGTTGTTCTAGAATAATTAACCctaccataaaaaaaattaaatgaaatcaatcttttaaaataaattttgagacAAGTAACATTAGCTGACATTCCGTGTCactgtatattttaaatttttatgaataaaaaaaaaacaattttttgtccttaaatgataaaaaaataaaattttatcttcAATTATGTGATCACTGCTTTTAATTCATCAATTGTCTAAGAAGTAAATTTTTATCTCTTAAATTATTTGCAAAGTAACTTTTTTAACCTAGCCATCAAGTGACCAAATAAGCCACATGCAAAATTCTAACATTTAACTCCCTTTTAGATTTGTCATCCatcacaatttgaaatattCAGCTATAAACAACTTAAACTAACTTACCTCCGATCATTAACGACTAGGTCACAAGACACCTAGCTTCACTTAAAATGCACATTCATTAATAATTTCAGATTTTCTCGTAAATACTACGtgaaatcaaaatttcaaaataaaaattaaaaataattactgTTTGTTTGGTCAAATTAGATACGGCTGAGTTTTCAAAAAAGATACGGCTGAGATAATGTTAGTTCTAAATATTCTAATAACCTTTGCTTTTATTTCTTAGTAAGTACGCATAATTtcttaaattcataattatttaaataattaataattaatacaatcTTAATCTTACCGGTAAAATGTTTTGTTCGCACatgaagaaattgaaagaaGAGAACAAAATGAAAAGCTGCCGCAGCCCAGTCCATTGGCATGGCTTCTTtactatatattaatattataattattttattttatttttttttttgaaaaattattttatttttatattcatagtacaatagaattattattttaaaaaatttgaagttGAGAGATACATTTCATGAAAATGATCGATCAATTGATTCAAAGAAATCGCACTATTCAAAAATCAAATGTGTCCGAACAGAAAAGTCTCATCGCAATAATTTTGTGTAGATTATTCTTTGGttataattttgttgtttagGCATATTATGAGTTTGGATACAAGTGGTGTGGATAGGATTAGGGTTTCATGGAATTAATTCATGAAGTGGCAAAATATTTTAACAACAATATTCAATAACATATGTTTTATGTGTTGCCTTgattttattagataaaagAATATTTCAAATTTCGCGACAACTATTACACCTTAATAATCATATGTGATGATTATATTATTGATCATTTGCTAATAACAGAAGTattaaaactgttttttttctccaaattttaatatttgttattattagtgCGCATGTTAGTTTTTAAGGTTCGCAAGTACCCAACagtgattaatttaattaaatattgtaatatcatcaatggattaaaaaaaaaaaaaaaaaaaaaaaNaaaaaaaaaaaaaaaaaaaaagaagaggcaAAAGCGTCAAATAGGCCTATATACTACAACTTATTGTTCATCCAACACCATGAAATAAAATATGGTCAATctagaccctcaaacttattattttggagCAAGCAAATCCTCTAACCAATTTGTGACATGTAATtgcaggtattacaggtcatctaGAGTTTTAGCCAACTTCGGCGAACATCCGACCAAATTCTAGCGACTAAAGTAACAATATCAATTAGTGGCGACTGTTGACTGTCACTGTTGCCGGTCGATTTCTGCCGGAGAAGGCTAGTCACTTTCTCCGGTagtggagaaggcaaccaagtTGGTCGTCATCTTCGGCAGTGGAAAAGGTGACCAACTAGTCTCCATCTCCAATTGTCTGAGATGGCGACCAGCCTTCTCCGATAGAACGTGACCGGCGACAGTCAACGATCACCAATCGTTTATATTATGACTTTAGTTGTTGGAATTTGGTCGGATGTTCGCTTCGCCGAAGTTGGCCGGAACTCTAGATGACATGTAATACTTGCAATTACATACCACAATTTGGTTAGAGGCCAGGGTTTGCTTgcttcaaaatactaaatttgaGAGCCTAGATggactatattttaatttatggtgctggatgaacaatcacTTGTAGTACATaggtttatttgacccttttgccaaaaaaaaaatgggttgCATTTTCTCGTCTTTCATATATTTGTCATTGTGATTAATGTTAGGTGGcaataattacatttttcagttaTATTAAGGCAAAAAATGTCATGTTTATGTTATGGGTTTTGAAGTTTCAATTTCCGCTGTGGAAATTTATAAGTTGAATTGAACTCCACAGTTccatgttattaatttttatggGCAACTTTCTTTAGGCGTCAAAGAAAATTTCACATCAAATTCCTATAAATTTTCCTATCAAtcttcatcttgacccgactcgtctcacggttGTAAACAGTGTTTAGCGACGGTCAACGTCAATAATTTTACCAGTAACCCGTTGATTATCGGTAAATTAGACTAATTTGACAATTTGACGAGTTCGAGTCtttaattacacattttttaaagtttaagagtttaattgcactttagAATAAAGTTGAAGGCCTGAAAGGTTTATTCGACTCTTTTCCTTTTAATATATAAAGAAGTGGCATCCGGtatcccggtttacactctcacatggatgatgggagtgggttcgagcctcattgGAGGTAactgttgattctttgtgcttcagtagctatgaacagatactacattgtaaagagtcagtagcactccaaaaaaaaatagaacaacTCTAATAAAATGAACACATGTGTGATATCGAAAATTGAAGGGGTTTAAAGTGAGAATATTAAAATTACAGAGGGTTCATgtgaaatttcattttaatatgGTCTTTTACCGCCGCTCTAGATTAGGGTTTTGAAAAGGTCCTCCCTTTCCTATAAATCCTTCTGTATCTCTTCGCCTTCAGTGTAAGCTTCGTTTACTCTCGTAGAAATAGCTCCTTTCTACTGCGCGTACTGCAATCTGATTTCAATTCATAGTTTTTTGTGTTGATTGCTCTGTTTTAGGTTGTAATTCGTAGCTGGTGattttatgcattttttttttaataattgattgaatcTGTTTCGAAAATGGGGTTGTGGTGCGATGATTATAAATCAATTCCTCGTTCTGAATGCTGTTGCCACGGCATGACAGACCCATTTACACCCATAGAATATGAGCACCCTATCATCTATATaaattcctttttgtttttcttttactttgtttttattttttgtgatttCTTTTTTGTTTCCTTGGTTTTTTTTGCTTTGGTAATGCCAGTGAAAAAGTTTTGTGCTTTTTGGTTATTTTATTGGGATTTTTAGCTTTGCAGCTTAATGTGAAGTGTTAACTGTTAAAATTTTGGAATTCTTGTTTGATCAATTTCGAactttagtattatttttttgcttaaatGTTAATGTTTTCTATTCCTGCAAGGGAAAGAAGTTGTTCTCAATTGAATTGTGTAAAGGTTAACTAGGCCATCTGCCCTAATGAAAGTCATTGTTTTTATTCAATTATCATATGGCATTATGGCTAGATGTGCTATTGATTTTGATCATGTGCTACTTGTCTACCATGGCTTGATTGAATTTGAAATGTTCAGGGCTCTGTTTgttaaaatagttagcttatcagtcaattgtggcttatttgatcactattagttttTTACATTGGTTAAAAAAGTAGCAAGTGTTTggtaattagctttttgtaattacaaaatgctaaaattaaaaaaattgtttgaagCAATTTTTTCACTTagtttttttgagaaaagaaattatactaaacagcgattagctaataactaatttaccaaataccttTTTATAataagctaatgttatcaattagtCATACTTTCTAACCCAGTATGGCCTAGGTCTTTCATTTTGGATTGAACACCAGTTTGCACTGTACTTGGCTTCACTAAGTatcttttttttgggtggtgTTTGCAGCCCAAATTCATTCTAGAATGGTTTAAATGATTAGGTTTATGCACACCTTGAAATATTGCAGGCAGTTTACTTCTATGGGGAATATTTGTATTCCCTTTCCTACTAAGCCCGAATGTATAGCAGTTTGAGCTCCAATTTCAATTGGGCTTGAACCATTGCTTGGTGTACAATATTATGGTTTATACTTTATAGTGTTGATGACTAGGGCCTAGGAGTCATATTTTATATGGACTTTATTTAATTGGCCTCATGTTCATTTGAGGTTACTTAAAGTGATTCACAACTTCAAGAATGGAGTATCTATGAATATTCATGTGAAAAAGGCTATTGGCTTGAGGTGATTGCAAGACTCTAGTAGAATATTGACATGGAGAATGGCTTAATGTTATGCATGAGCAACAAGAGAAGAAGTTGCTGATGTGGAGTTGTGAAAATTGTGTTTTCCACATTTGAACATtgtattgattttaaaatagaaTAGGTGTTGTGTGCAAAATGCAGCCTACAACATAGCAGATAGATACCCTTTCTATTATCAAGAGTTCAGTCTCAATAAATTTGTTTCACTAAGACATACACTTGAATTTTATCCACCACTTGTATTTACTTTCTCAAGAACTGGGTTATAATATGAACTACCAAAGTGACCTTTCAGTATGGTTCATTGTTTAGTGATGGATTGAATTTCTGATACATCTTTGTTTGTTGAAGCTTGCTTCCGGATACAACTCAACCGGCTAATTTTTGCTTCTCATAGTTGTAAGATACAAGGTTTGAAATTGGGATTCTAATACATCTGTGATTGTTTAACCTTGTTTCCGGGATACAACTCAACTGGCTTACATGGTTGTAAGATACAAGGTTTGAAACTAGGATCCTAATACATCTTTGATTGTTGAACCTTCTTTCGGGATACAACTCAACTGGTTAATTTTTGCCCCGATGGTTGTAAGATACAAGGTTTGAAATTGGGATTCTGATACATCTCTGATTGTTGAACCTCTCGGGATACAACTCAACTGATTAATTTGTGTCTCCAATAGTTGAAAGTACAGAGGTTTGAAATTGGGGGGCAATCATTGTCTTTTCTCTTGACTTTTGAAGCATAGCAAAATGGCAGTGGCATGCAATTATGCCAATAATACATCCAAAAAGGCAAGAGATTCAAAATGGATACCAACTCATGACCTTAAGATCTGTCAGAGGCAAAATCCCCAGTTGGACCCTACCAAAATTCTTTGTACAATGTCTAGGACCACAGAGAAGGCTAGATGGACCAAAATCACAAGGAAAGGCACTGAAATAATGAAGGGAAAATGATGTAAAACAGGCTGGAATAGAACTTGATGGTCCAGCATTGTattgattgcaaaatataataTCTTCCCACCCAGAATGTACAGACATGGTGTTAAATATTATGTCTAATCTAAGTTCTATATTAGTtgaccaacatatatatatgtttgtgtataatatatttaccacaataagaaatataatgaggaaatgaaaaCCACATTCCATGAAGGTGTACCTCATCATTTATCAATTACAGCAACCCACCCACCAACATGCCTCCTACCAACCAGGAAGAAAATATCTGATTGAAACCCTTTACCAAAAACCAGACAAAATCACATgttcaaagaataaaaatctTAAAAACCATTGCCCAGGTTAAGCACTACAATCTCACAAGCTGGGCTCAAACTGTTGTAGATATtacatatgaaaaaaatttaacaaatattaAGTTGATGAAAATGAAAACTAGATTAGTCCGATAATTGGATAGGAGAAACAAAAATATGGGAGGATGAGAACTCCTTGCATTACCTAGTATCTTGGATTGGGGTGGGGCGGTTATAGAGCGGGGAGGGAGGGATTCATGAGAGTTGCTCCGAGAATCTCGTTACTAGGGCTGGCCCCGTTGGTGTTCTTGTTGCTCTCGGCTCTTGGGCTGCTCCCTGCACTGCTGTTGGATATAGAGTAGAAAACCGCCTTTTGTAGGACACCAGTTGGGGATGAGGCAGGTTTGGGGCTGCCATTCCCATTCCATCCCTCGGTCATAAGGTTAAGAGCTGAAGGATTCTTGCACTCGCTTGTCATGCTATTAGTCCCGTGCAAAACCTCCCCGAGAGGGCCGCCCATGGAAGACTCCCATGGTATAGGTATCCAGTTTCCTTGCCTCGGGTTTTGCTCGTTAATGACAGCTCCAACTCCTAATCTCATTTGGGTTGCTTCAATTTCCCGTGACAGTTTCAGTGGGCAGGCGTTCAGTTTCTCATTCGCGGGAGATATAGAAGACATGAATTCTGAGGTTGCCATCGGGATAGATATCGAGAGCTGAGTGCTGTCTGGCTTCTGCTGCATATCAATTTCTGGCCACAAGACCATAGATCGATCGGATTGGTTTTTAGGCCAGTTGTCCATGAACTGTCGAATTGGATGCTGAGATTTGTTTTCGCGGTCACTGACAACCTCAGAAGTACCATAGTTTCTGCAGCTCACAAGCGAAGAGCCTTTGCTTAGCAGAGAATCAGAGCAGACTAATCCAAATTTCAATGTAGAAGATTCCTCGTATGGATTCTGGTCTTTGGGAATAGAAGAATACTGTCTGTCTTTTAGGATTGGAGGTGTAATTGAGAGACCTGTTGGATCTTGATACCTCTCGCCCGCATATTCCTTATCCAAAAAGCTCCTGCTGGGAAAATACAAAGGCAGATCAGAACTTTGTTATCAATTAGAAAACCATTCTTGCTGTGCTATATTTTTAAGCCTAAAATGCATAATTTCGAGATGGACAGTTAAAAACTCTCAGTTTAATGACATTGAGATCAAGTACTAGGTTCCCGGGAGCTTATGATCTACCTGTCAAGATGATGAGCAGACACGGAAGGATTAGTTGCAGCGGGGAGCTGCAAATTGCTGAGTTGATTGTGATGCGAGAAGGCAAGGCTGTTGGATGCACCGCCTCCCGACACTGCTACTGCTGCTGCAGCTGATGATGAAGTCGAAGATGCGCCTGGCATCGGCTTGGCTGCTGCAGCGGTGGTAGTAGTGGTTCCAGAGGCGGGATGATGGCCAGATGGACTTTCCACAGGCTTTCTTGAACGATGGCGGCCTCTGTTCATATGGCGCTCGCAGTACTTCTGGTCTGCAACTGCATCTCTCGAGCACCGCCATTTCTTCCCATCCGTTCTCCTACACCTGCCTGGCTCCGGATCAGTGTTGCTGGAGAACCCGAGATGGAAACCGCCCGCTCCACCCCACCCCACTGCCATTACAACCCAGCTTTAAACACTCAGTTTACACACCACATTACATTGCTAATCAACAAATATCTGAGGTATGATAGAATGCAGTGCAAAAACTAGACAACAATATTATACATATTGTCAGCCAAACGCCTAAAGGGCCAAATCCAGTACCAAGTGGCACAGATGGCAAAGGGATTGTTAGGCGGAAAtctgaagggtcaagtccagcaccaggtGGCTAGGGGATTAATGGGCGGAGTGCCAAGTGCAACACCGCCTTTCAAAAATGTGGCATTGGCTATAGCTATAGCCTATAGCCCttcactactagctataacttgtTAACATTTGATCCTAACACTTATGATCTACTAAAAGGTGCATTGATAGACTGTTACAACCATGATAAAAGGGGAAAAGATGAGAACTCACAAGAATTGACTCTGAGCCCAAAGCTTGATAATGCAGCAGATTCAATGGCTTTCTTGATGGGGTTGAGAAGATAAGGAGGGATGGGAACATTAGCTATAATGTACTTGTAGATCAAGGCCTGGTGTTCCAATTCCATCCATTGAGATGGAGTGAAAGGACCTTTAACTCCTCCACTCATCACCCCATGCATATTTCCACCACTCAACCCTGCAACTCCATAGCCTGAAAAAGTAAACCAGATCAAACCCCATATCCTGCAAAACATTTACCAGACAAAATAGCagaaaacaacaaataattttcatgatggtaaaaaaaaaaaaaaaaatttactgtTAATCTGCAACAGTAAAGGAATTAAAACAGTGCCCAAAGTTAAAGAGAACTGTCTTCTACATTTATGGGGGCTGCAAACCTGCAAGACTGCTACAGTATGAATGAAAAACCAAGAAATCACAGAAGAAACCATCAATgaagcatttttttttcctctagcACTGAATAGCCCACATATTTTGAACAATGGAGCAACCCATTTCCCAAAACAGGAAGATAGAAAAATACATGGAACAAAAGAGACATTCTATTTtcctctatttttttaattgaagagATAGTGATAAGACATGAAAACAAAACCAGCAGGTCAAGCACATGAAAAGACCCTCCCCACCTCCCCCCTCAAAAAGAAACCCAAACCCATATAAAAATCAAGGGAACTGTTGCAGGAATCAAATCTGAACCCGTgcaataaaaaaacaataaaaacaaagtAACCCCCAAACTCAAAGACAAATATCAACTCAAGCTTTGATGATGCAAGAAACCAAAAAGTTGTATAGTTAAACAttagcctcaattcaagaaacccattttttcttccaccaTGTTGATGATAAAGTTGGGAGCTTTGATGTGTATAGTACCTGGGTTTCCCCCAAAAGAAGCATGGGGATAgtagggagaagaagaagaagaagagaagctGAGCATTTGGTGGGGTtcagatcccacaaaaggactTCTGGGCAGAGCTGCAGCAGTGGTTTTAGCCATTTTGGAGCCTCTCATGTCATCTTCAGCAGCATGATTAGCCCCAGAAGTCCTCTCCTGCTTGAAAAACCCAACAGATCCATACCATTTTTGCTTGGTCTCAGCCTCTGAAACAGCCTCAGAAGCTGCAGTAAACAGGGCATTACTAgtagctgctgctgctgttaTTGTTGCAGTTTTGGTGTCTGAACAGGCCACCACCACTCCACTATCCAAAACACCCCCAAAATCCatccagcaaaaaaaaaaaaaaaagagagcagCCCAGACCTACAAGGCCAAGAAACAGTAGCTATAATGGAGAAGCATTGGGGACTGGCTACATAAAAACAGACAGACACATAAAGCTTGATTTGTTGGAGAAAGGACCATCTTATAAGGTTGGGGCAGGGGGGTATATGTAacactgtgtgtgtgtgtgtgtgtaagtgTGTTTTTAGGTGCTAACCTGCTGCTATCTATAGTTTTGAGCTCAAATGTGGAAACAAAGACTATCCcaccaaaaacaaaatctttaattatatatggagagagagagaaaggagagAGAGCAGAAAATTATAGAGCAAGGTGAAATTTTTCACTCATTATTTACCTATTCTTTTAACTATAAATATCACTTCATGCAAAATGGATTATTAGTGTTAGAGTTTTATAAGCTAACATCATCAGGTCTACTCATATTAAATTTCCTCTCTATTTATCATGTCCACCTAGAGGCAAATTCTTGTGTGAATTTACTTGTATTGAGTTATACTGATAAGTTATAACGATTCCACTTAACGTGACGATCCTCTCACCTAATGGGTTGTTGAGTCAGTATGATTTACTGCTCCACTATCCTGTAAGACCGGGTGTGAGGGTGatgaaatttcacattttgtcGACAATGTTATAACGATTCCACCTTAAAACTCTTAACTTTTAGAGGATTCTTGGAAAAGTTTCATTCGTTGTTGACTGCTACAGTGGATCCTCGAAAAAGAATCATTTCTTGTTGACTACAATTTTTGTGGGTGTCACGGGAGTAAATTTTAGGgagtaatttttataatatattcttACAATTTTCTTGCTGGtatattgtatattttcttTGTATACAAAATCTTAacacttattaattaattgacatCATCATGGTATCGAATCCTCGATTTACTCTaccaatcctttttttttttttaaatagaaatatcTTCCAAATGCAGAAGTTTTGTATTGGTGGTTACTATATATTGCTTTTTAGTTGCAGTATGAACATCCAAAAAGAGACATAAGTTGATTTCATAAGCAAGGTATAAGCGAAGAACACAAATTCAAATAGTGTGCCATGTTTTTACCATTTCTGGCTACCTGCATACATCTTTTGTATGCCCAAAATGATAAGTGTAATTTtagatgattaaaaaaaattatgtgttttgattttattaaaagaaaaaaaattagaaattatgGCACTttacaagcaaaaaaaaaaaaaaaagtcaattatatatatttttcgagttcaagtttttttttttttttttaaacttcatttccaaaatctaattacattatttaaatagtttgaaaattatctaatcattattcacacatttattaattaattcattgaaatgttataatgtagtaaGTGTACtctatgtttttatttttatatgtactatatgttttgaaaaattatCATTTCTCCTTAGATACATTGTACAACATGATATTCTAAATTTTTCCTAACTTGTTACacaatataattacatttattagagattttatatgaCATTTGCACTAATGTCAAATTCTACTTAATACAATCATAAAAGATATCTGGTTGAATCAAGTACTATAAACACTACAATTGCTAACACTTGTACAATTTATAGTACCTGATACAATcaaaaatatttacataattgtacCAAATATAACTCGACACGAGTAGCAATTCACACATCAGaaagaaaaaatcatttaatataccaagcaaaacaaaattattcaaacttttttttgtaACGAAGAAAACTCGCAATTACTACTTGAATGTGTGAATTAAATAAACCAGATTTATATGTAACAGCTCACAAATTACACACAGTATGATGAGTTTGATCTCGATCGACGGTGATTTTGGTTGTGGTGGGggagggggtggggtggggggggtAGTGACTTGTAAAAACCGCGATTAGGAATGATTAGGCAGTTGATCTAAATGGAGGGGTGGGTGGGATGCATTAAGCAAAGATGCATAACCCACGTGAGGCTATCACactcttcttctccatttctcATTTCTTTTTTGTTAAGCACTCAACCCTATTGccctttttaattattgttcttACTGTTTGAAAGCTATTTTACTTCAACCCCCATTTCCCTCCTTGTAATCATTTTTCTCCATGTAACATAAGTGTctttatatcatatatataatcacataTCGTATGCATGATGCATTTCGTTGTATCAAGTGTTATATTGACAAATGCTGATGATAGTTATGTAGCACATAATAATAAACAGAAAAAGAGAAACAGAAAGTGGAAATGGCAGATTAAAATAATTTCCGTTGTTAATTTAcagtaaattaatttaaaaattaaaaaaacagtaGATCTAAAACTTGAcacatttaatttgtataatatCAACCAATTTTTAGGTTAACCTAGTTAAAATATGATTCATATTT encodes:
- the LOC116027685 gene encoding growth-regulating factor 1-like isoform X2; amino-acid sequence: MDFGGVLDSGVVVACSDTKTATITAAAATSNALFTAASEAVSEAETKQKWYGSVGFFKQERTSGANHAAEDDMRGSKMAKTTAAALPRSPFVGSEPHQMLSFSSSSSSPYYPHASFGGNPGYGVAGLSGGNMHGVMSGGVKGPFTPSQWMELEHQALIYKYIIANVPIPPYLLNPIKKAIESAALSSFGLRVNSLGWGGAGGFHLGFSSNTDPEPGRCRRTDGKKWRCSRDAVADQKYCERHMNRGRHRSRKPVESPSGHHPASGTTTTTAAAAKPMPGASSTSSSAAAAVAVSGGGASNSLAFSHHNQLSNLQLPAATNPSVSAHHLDRSFLDKEYAGERYQDPTGLSITPPILKDRQYSSIPKDQNPYEESSTLKFGLVCSDSLLSKGSSLVSCRNYGTSEVVSDRENKSQHPIRQFMDNWPKNQSDRSMVLWPEIDMQQKPDSTQLSISIPMATSEFMSSISPANEKLNACPLKLSREIEATQMRLGVGAVINEQNPRQGNWIPIPWESSMGGPLGEVLHGTNSMTSECKNPSALNLMTEGWNGNGSPKPASSPTGVLQKAVFYSISNSSAGSSPRAESNKNTNGASPSNEILGATLMNPSLPAL
- the LOC116027685 gene encoding growth-regulating factor 1-like isoform X1, whose protein sequence is MDFGGVLDSGVVVACSDTKTATITAAAATSNALFTAASEAVSEAETKQKWYGSVGFFKQERTSGANHAAEDDMRGSKMAKTTAAALPRSPFVGSEPHQMLSFSSSSSSPYYPHASFGGNPGYGVAGLSGGNMHGVMSGGVKGPFTPSQWMELEHQALIYKYIIANVPIPPYLLNPIKKAIESAALSSFGLRVNSLGWGGAGGFHLGFSSNTDPEPGRCRRTDGKKWRCSRDAVADQKYCERHMNRGRHRSRKPVESPSGHHPASGTTTTTAAAAKPMPGASSTSSSAAAAVAVSGGGASNSLAFSHHNQLSNLQLPAATNPSVSAHHLDSRSFLDKEYAGERYQDPTGLSITPPILKDRQYSSIPKDQNPYEESSTLKFGLVCSDSLLSKGSSLVSCRNYGTSEVVSDRENKSQHPIRQFMDNWPKNQSDRSMVLWPEIDMQQKPDSTQLSISIPMATSEFMSSISPANEKLNACPLKLSREIEATQMRLGVGAVINEQNPRQGNWIPIPWESSMGGPLGEVLHGTNSMTSECKNPSALNLMTEGWNGNGSPKPASSPTGVLQKAVFYSISNSSAGSSPRAESNKNTNGASPSNEILGATLMNPSLPAL